A region of Maridesulfovibrio sp. DNA encodes the following proteins:
- a CDS encoding type VI secretion system tip protein TssI/VgrG, which yields MADNSKPKFVFESKGADKNTFSVVRFKGTEGLSTIYRFSIMLISEKDDLDIGTILQNPAEFTIKRDDGDIPFKGMLSSFEQLHQVGKSCFYRAELVPKLWWATLTHCNQIFLNENAQGFLGDVLKKAGLKEGLSFDFKLQGSYPSWEYVCQYDESHFNFVSRWMERDGMYYYFEQTDQGEKMVITDTHISHSPMKEGTSLTYSPPSNLDHTHREEIVKNFMLKQQPLPKKVLLKDYNYRKPSLEMKAEALVSQHGMGEIYIYGEHFKTPEEGNQLAKIRSQEFLCREKVFHGVSTVPYVRTGYIFELKDHYRQDFNQRYLTTEVVHEGSQEAYLVSGLGLNLAEDADRLYYRNSFSCIPAQTQFRAERKSVKPKFSGTINAKVDASGSGQYAELDGEGRYKVIMPFDESGRFGGKATTWLRMAQPYGGSNHGMHFPLHKGTEVLITCIEGDPDRPIIQSAAPNPENPSLVKDANQTKCIIATGGQNLFHFQDKQGSEGMHLKTPKDNTYVRLGSAAAEPNGGEKPVTEDKAKEIADEQIEAKEKENSLVLSSEGNIKIGGKNIASYVLGNESKVVLGFSQVVNIGNDTKFFGALKEDVVVGMETGIKLALLNEITATKNGLVLGTARRLETEKEHLHAKVDELEGDSTQLRFQCVELVEAHQELKGDHDKLVGQHNKLAGQTSTLVGETNKLAGELENLAGQVTEVAGDVSEVCGELTKIAGEETGISGEVVKACGNKTAAVAAFSEVSAESSKISGEITRIAGLDTTI from the coding sequence ATGGCAGATAATTCCAAGCCCAAGTTTGTTTTCGAGTCCAAGGGTGCGGATAAGAATACTTTCAGCGTAGTCCGTTTCAAGGGCACCGAAGGCTTATCGACCATTTACCGTTTCAGCATCATGCTGATTTCGGAAAAGGATGATCTCGACATTGGTACCATCCTCCAGAATCCTGCGGAATTTACCATCAAAAGGGATGACGGGGATATCCCCTTCAAGGGAATGCTCAGTTCCTTTGAACAACTTCATCAGGTAGGTAAGTCCTGCTTCTATCGTGCGGAACTGGTTCCCAAATTATGGTGGGCAACCCTGACCCATTGCAATCAGATTTTTCTGAATGAAAATGCGCAGGGATTTCTCGGTGACGTACTCAAGAAGGCCGGACTCAAGGAAGGCTTGAGTTTTGATTTCAAATTGCAGGGTTCATATCCTTCGTGGGAATATGTCTGCCAGTACGATGAGTCCCATTTCAATTTTGTTTCCCGCTGGATGGAACGGGACGGCATGTACTATTATTTTGAGCAGACCGATCAGGGTGAGAAGATGGTCATTACCGATACCCACATCTCGCATTCGCCCATGAAGGAAGGCACCAGCCTGACCTATTCTCCGCCCAGTAATCTTGACCACACCCATAGAGAGGAGATCGTCAAGAATTTCATGCTCAAACAGCAGCCGCTGCCCAAGAAGGTGCTGCTCAAGGATTACAACTACCGTAAACCCAGCCTTGAAATGAAGGCCGAGGCTCTGGTCTCGCAACATGGCATGGGCGAAATCTATATTTATGGTGAACACTTCAAGACTCCCGAAGAAGGTAATCAACTGGCCAAAATCAGGTCACAGGAATTTCTCTGCCGGGAAAAGGTCTTTCACGGCGTATCCACTGTTCCTTATGTGCGAACCGGATATATTTTCGAGTTGAAAGATCATTACCGCCAGGATTTCAACCAGCGTTACCTGACAACTGAGGTGGTCCATGAAGGCAGTCAGGAGGCTTATCTGGTTTCCGGTTTGGGCCTGAATCTGGCAGAAGACGCCGACCGCCTCTACTATCGCAATTCCTTTAGCTGTATTCCGGCTCAGACCCAGTTCCGGGCCGAGCGCAAGTCCGTAAAGCCGAAGTTCTCCGGGACTATCAATGCCAAGGTCGACGCTTCGGGCAGCGGTCAATATGCCGAGCTGGACGGCGAAGGCCGTTACAAGGTGATCATGCCTTTTGACGAGTCCGGGCGCTTCGGCGGCAAGGCCACCACATGGTTGCGCATGGCCCAGCCCTACGGCGGCTCCAATCACGGTATGCATTTCCCGTTGCATAAGGGAACCGAGGTCCTGATAACCTGTATCGAAGGAGACCCGGACCGGCCCATTATCCAATCCGCAGCCCCTAATCCGGAAAACCCCAGTCTGGTCAAGGATGCCAACCAGACTAAGTGTATTATCGCTACCGGAGGCCAGAACCTGTTCCATTTTCAGGACAAGCAGGGCAGCGAAGGCATGCATCTGAAAACTCCCAAGGACAATACCTATGTGCGGCTGGGCTCGGCGGCGGCTGAACCCAATGGAGGTGAAAAGCCTGTTACCGAAGATAAGGCCAAAGAGATTGCCGATGAGCAGATTGAAGCCAAGGAGAAAGAAAACAGTCTTGTTCTTTCCTCAGAAGGAAATATCAAAATCGGCGGCAAGAACATTGCCAGCTATGTACTTGGCAATGAGAGCAAGGTTGTTCTGGGATTCTCTCAGGTTGTAAATATAGGTAACGATACAAAGTTCTTCGGTGCTCTTAAGGAAGACGTCGTAGTTGGTATGGAGACCGGGATAAAGCTCGCCCTGCTTAATGAAATAACAGCTACGAAAAACGGTCTGGTGCTCGGTACTGCCCGCAGGCTGGAGACAGAAAAGGAACATCTGCACGCCAAGGTCGACGAACTGGAAGGGGACAGCACCCAGCTTAGATTTCAGTGTGTTGAACTTGTGGAAGCTCATCAGGAATTGAAGGGTGATCATGATAAACTTGTCGGCCAACATAACAAACTGGCCGGTCAGACCTCCACCTTGGTTGGTGAAACCAACAAATTGGCCGGAGAGTTGGAGAATCTTGCTGGACAGGTCACTGAAGTAGCCGGTGATGTTTCGGAAGTATGCGGAGAACTAACCAAGATTGCAGGGGAAGAAACAGGGATTTCCGGCGAAGTCGTTAAAGCATGCGGCAACAAGACTGCTGCCGTGGCGGCTTTTTCCGAAGTTTCGGCTGAATCAAGCAAGATTTCCGGCGAGATTACTCGTATTGCCGGATTGGATACGACCATCTAG
- a CDS encoding DUF2169 domain-containing protein, whose product MKIFKEKQHSFFPRPLGIRDKFYLSVGVMVFFDLNDPDLLLDEQELWKTVPTQLGPKPILDQGVPKPRGEFLVSGSCFAPRGQTRPASQVRVRVGAKEKTLNIFGDRYWKNGLITEPEPFVEMPVVWANGFGGPDYSKNPQGKGMGKIPMPDGSEAVPLPNVELPQQQIGSPSQKPDPAGLGPLDLMWPQRAQKNGTYDERWKNERWPFFPDDMDYEFFNAASEDQFVDGYFKGGESVEIKNMHPDFPLIESMLPRLRMRCFVTVNTKFKPHKFPVGPLPSHQIQDDEEFREVSTRLETVWFFPSILRGLLIYRGTTEVVDDEGADVLRVLIRHEAQDEEAKPIEHYRDLQISLLNRGVDIDMSKAEEVMQKAKKSLLKIKNIPKFADDIRQKALGNRPAMPPQEPEEVIAGAQKMIAGHYKTLDNLEAMARKAHAEHGHLVEINLGIFDKFRGKIADLEKKLTATGAKLSATKKRLEASREQEVKKAAAKLKGIKPEYLKQNGLDPDDPIPADFPLHKKVNPWHDRGFPMVARWRRALENDRDTMKKLTDLGIERKTIKRMWLGVNSESLNEFTADWGLDGDEDFSVPAGLVLPRFEGPVLNHIKINPGNFADGKAQLVPGSDEEPLFLPSATLIDLPTMPAAAAAPVVCVADELQAMFMEQEVGDFCSILSLGSPKEKPGKDAAKELKNALAVLVVQPEKWNADSTLRKEWADWQSALKTAQPLELEYGYTVFDSRRKGSDIRQWVLDHLPEEHAAEHAMSMNMPAKGELPGGDFLKGFMPPFPDIKGLSKGIRAEVQKSMEAKFEPLKARQSEMLNLMREKAEKYAKYGADPSKVVLGAGKSEQSPAEMGKEFAAKIRSHAAELSKTKKITPEIAAKMEAEAAEAEKAGAKLEAQKADLLNKLKLKKIELGEGLKKLKARELPKAGAAKLAEHGLSADSLRVLTREEVLRYHEQGKSLVGAVLSGVDLSGLDLSGADLSKCQLKRTNFKDANLDKAKLVQALAIRADFSGASLQGADLGRGLFNKALFAESNLSGASAAQAVFKDAQFPKAVLHNADLHMAILEKTDFSAADLTGARINMCMISGRADKADFSKSSIKKSIFKSSSLTQADFSGASVNESLFNDVDAQKVNFTDANLDKLRTGRNSSFKDSDFRNATLRGAALRESDFTGSDFRGANFENGLIDNSQMVRANLNGVSAKGARFTKSNLEAASMRAANIHMGGMRKARLVDTDLRGSNLFAVDFYKSVLGDTRFEAANLKRSQLHGKLELLDDDS is encoded by the coding sequence ATGAAGATATTCAAGGAAAAGCAGCATTCCTTTTTCCCGCGCCCGCTGGGTATTAGGGATAAGTTCTACCTCAGTGTCGGGGTGATGGTTTTTTTTGACCTTAATGATCCTGATCTCCTGCTCGATGAACAGGAACTCTGGAAGACCGTGCCGACCCAATTGGGACCAAAGCCGATTCTGGATCAGGGCGTTCCCAAGCCTCGTGGGGAGTTTCTTGTCAGCGGATCATGCTTTGCCCCGCGTGGGCAGACCCGTCCGGCTTCGCAGGTGCGGGTCAGGGTCGGGGCAAAGGAAAAGACGCTGAATATTTTCGGGGACCGTTACTGGAAAAACGGTTTGATCACTGAGCCGGAGCCGTTTGTGGAAATGCCTGTGGTCTGGGCCAATGGTTTCGGCGGACCTGACTATTCTAAGAATCCTCAGGGTAAAGGCATGGGCAAGATCCCTATGCCCGATGGTTCCGAGGCCGTTCCACTGCCCAATGTGGAACTGCCGCAGCAGCAGATCGGATCTCCGTCCCAGAAGCCGGACCCGGCAGGATTAGGACCGCTGGATCTCATGTGGCCGCAACGGGCGCAGAAGAACGGCACCTATGATGAAAGGTGGAAGAACGAACGTTGGCCTTTTTTCCCTGATGATATGGATTACGAGTTTTTCAATGCCGCCAGTGAAGACCAGTTTGTGGACGGCTATTTCAAGGGTGGGGAATCAGTTGAAATCAAGAATATGCATCCTGATTTTCCGCTGATTGAAAGCATGCTGCCCCGCTTGCGTATGCGTTGTTTTGTAACCGTAAATACAAAATTCAAACCGCATAAATTTCCGGTGGGGCCTCTGCCATCCCATCAGATACAAGATGATGAGGAGTTCCGCGAAGTAAGTACCCGGCTGGAAACTGTCTGGTTCTTTCCATCCATCCTGCGCGGGCTCCTCATCTATCGCGGCACCACCGAAGTTGTGGATGATGAGGGCGCAGACGTTTTGCGGGTGTTGATTCGTCATGAGGCACAAGACGAGGAAGCCAAGCCCATTGAACACTACCGGGATTTACAGATCAGTCTTCTTAATCGGGGAGTGGATATTGATATGTCCAAGGCCGAGGAAGTGATGCAGAAGGCTAAGAAATCTTTGCTTAAGATCAAGAATATTCCCAAATTTGCGGATGATATCCGCCAGAAGGCCCTTGGTAACCGTCCGGCTATGCCGCCTCAGGAACCGGAAGAAGTTATCGCCGGGGCGCAGAAAATGATCGCCGGACACTACAAGACATTGGACAATCTGGAAGCAATGGCCCGTAAGGCTCATGCCGAGCATGGGCATCTGGTAGAGATCAATCTCGGCATTTTCGATAAATTCCGGGGTAAGATTGCAGATCTTGAAAAAAAGCTGACAGCAACTGGAGCAAAGCTCTCCGCTACCAAAAAGCGGTTGGAAGCCAGCCGGGAGCAGGAAGTTAAAAAAGCAGCGGCCAAGCTCAAGGGGATTAAACCTGAGTATCTTAAGCAGAATGGGCTTGATCCAGATGATCCTATCCCGGCAGATTTTCCATTACATAAAAAGGTCAATCCGTGGCATGACCGTGGTTTTCCGATGGTGGCACGCTGGCGAAGGGCGTTGGAAAATGACCGGGATACCATGAAGAAGCTTACCGACCTCGGTATTGAGCGCAAGACCATCAAGCGTATGTGGTTGGGAGTGAACAGTGAAAGCCTGAACGAATTCACTGCGGATTGGGGGTTGGACGGTGATGAGGATTTTTCCGTTCCCGCAGGGCTGGTGCTGCCTCGTTTTGAGGGACCGGTGCTCAATCACATCAAGATCAATCCGGGTAATTTTGCAGATGGTAAAGCGCAGCTTGTTCCCGGATCGGATGAAGAACCGCTTTTCCTGCCCAGCGCAACGCTCATCGATTTGCCGACCATGCCTGCAGCTGCTGCGGCACCGGTGGTCTGCGTGGCTGATGAGCTGCAGGCTATGTTTATGGAGCAGGAGGTGGGTGATTTCTGTTCCATCCTGAGCCTTGGGTCACCTAAGGAAAAGCCGGGCAAGGATGCAGCCAAGGAATTGAAAAACGCACTTGCCGTGCTGGTTGTCCAGCCTGAAAAGTGGAATGCAGACAGCACACTGAGGAAAGAATGGGCCGACTGGCAATCCGCACTTAAGACCGCTCAGCCGTTGGAGTTGGAGTACGGATACACGGTTTTTGATTCGCGCAGGAAGGGCAGCGATATCCGCCAATGGGTGCTGGACCATCTGCCTGAAGAGCATGCCGCGGAACACGCTATGTCCATGAACATGCCTGCAAAGGGTGAACTTCCGGGCGGGGATTTTCTCAAAGGTTTCATGCCTCCGTTCCCTGATATTAAGGGTTTGTCCAAGGGCATCCGTGCCGAAGTCCAGAAAAGCATGGAGGCCAAGTTCGAGCCGCTTAAAGCCCGGCAGAGTGAGATGCTCAACCTGATGCGCGAGAAGGCCGAGAAATATGCCAAGTACGGAGCAGATCCTTCAAAAGTTGTTCTTGGGGCCGGCAAGTCTGAGCAGTCGCCAGCTGAAATGGGGAAGGAGTTTGCCGCTAAAATCAGGAGTCATGCCGCAGAGCTGAGCAAGACTAAGAAAATTACTCCTGAAATAGCCGCTAAAATGGAAGCAGAAGCTGCCGAGGCTGAAAAAGCAGGTGCCAAGCTTGAAGCCCAGAAGGCGGATCTGCTCAACAAGTTGAAGCTTAAGAAGATTGAACTTGGTGAGGGCCTTAAAAAGCTTAAAGCCAGGGAATTGCCGAAAGCAGGAGCAGCAAAGCTGGCCGAACACGGTCTCAGCGCAGACTCCCTGCGTGTGCTGACTCGTGAGGAAGTGCTGCGTTATCACGAGCAGGGCAAGTCCTTGGTCGGCGCAGTGCTCAGCGGGGTGGACCTTTCCGGTCTTGATCTCAGTGGAGCGGATTTGAGTAAATGCCAGCTTAAGAGAACGAATTTTAAGGACGCAAACCTCGATAAAGCCAAGCTGGTGCAGGCTTTGGCTATAAGAGCGGATTTCAGCGGGGCTTCCCTCCAAGGTGCAGATCTTGGTCGCGGTTTGTTTAATAAAGCCCTGTTCGCGGAAAGCAATCTTAGCGGAGCCAGTGCTGCACAGGCTGTGTTCAAGGATGCGCAGTTTCCCAAAGCAGTGCTGCATAATGCTGATCTACACATGGCTATTTTAGAAAAAACTGATTTCAGCGCAGCCGATCTCACAGGCGCGCGTATCAATATGTGCATGATCAGCGGCAGGGCGGATAAAGCTGATTTCAGCAAATCCAGTATCAAGAAATCCATATTCAAGTCTTCTTCGCTTACCCAAGCTGATTTCAGTGGGGCATCGGTGAACGAATCCCTGTTCAATGACGTAGATGCGCAGAAGGTAAATTTTACTGATGCCAATCTGGATAAGCTGCGCACCGGGCGCAATTCCAGTTTCAAGGATTCTGATTTTCGCAATGCCACTTTACGTGGTGCGGCCTTGCGCGAGTCAGATTTTACCGGATCTGATTTCCGGGGTGCGAACTTTGAAAACGGGCTGATAGATAATTCCCAAATGGTCCGGGCCAATCTTAACGGAGTTTCCGCCAAAGGAGCCCGTTTTACCAAGAGTAATCTTGAAGCCGCATCCATGCGGGCCGCGAATATACACATGGGCGGCATGCGCAAGGCCCGGCTGGTGGATACCGATCTGCGCGGTTCCAACCTTTTTGCCGTGGATTTTTACAAGTCGGTGCTTGGCGATACTCGTTTCGAAGCAGCCAATCTAAAGCGCAGCCAGTTGCACGGTAAACTCGAACTGCTGGATGACGACTCATGA
- the tssG gene encoding type VI secretion system baseplate subunit TssG, producing the protein MGCDDRKPSASVTGKLLDKPTGFSFFQAIRLLRLHSHTCAGKELEEFFRDHLRVHPQLSLGFPATDLIDIEHEEGDLYRLETTFLGLYGASSPLPVFYTEELLAEASEDKSVTRDFLNIINNNAYVQFFRAWSRSRLMIKAVDEEDHSWLERLDSLLGYGHHKAFSHVPPECRRYRHIGLLTQYPRSALGLETLLKDSLQHRDIHVEQCVLRKVKIPEDQRFCLGENSNLLGERSWIGEELEDRNSKLAVHLRNLDSGRFHQFLFNDGRKLDNFVRSYLVEPFKYDLVLEMKSGEANTTVLGGEQWSVLGCDTWIFAGDYLEHAKASFADKRGHIYERYEL; encoded by the coding sequence GTGGGCTGCGATGATCGGAAACCGTCCGCTTCTGTAACCGGGAAGCTGCTCGATAAACCGACCGGTTTTTCTTTTTTTCAAGCCATCCGTTTATTACGGTTGCATTCGCATACCTGTGCCGGGAAAGAACTTGAAGAATTCTTTCGCGACCACCTGCGGGTGCATCCGCAGCTTTCCCTCGGCTTTCCGGCCACCGATCTGATCGATATTGAACATGAAGAAGGTGATCTCTACCGCCTTGAAACCACTTTTCTGGGACTTTACGGAGCTTCATCGCCGCTTCCGGTTTTTTATACTGAGGAGTTGCTGGCTGAAGCTTCCGAAGACAAGTCTGTTACCCGCGATTTCCTGAATATCATCAACAATAATGCCTATGTCCAGTTCTTCCGGGCCTGGAGCCGTTCCCGGCTGATGATAAAGGCCGTTGATGAAGAGGATCATTCGTGGCTTGAACGTCTGGACAGCCTGCTCGGCTATGGTCATCACAAGGCTTTTTCCCATGTGCCGCCGGAATGCCGTCGCTACCGGCACATCGGACTGCTGACTCAGTATCCGCGCAGTGCCCTAGGACTTGAAACCCTGCTCAAGGATTCCCTGCAGCACCGGGACATTCATGTGGAGCAGTGCGTGTTGCGCAAGGTCAAAATTCCTGAAGACCAGCGTTTTTGTTTAGGGGAAAACTCCAACCTGCTTGGCGAGCGTTCATGGATCGGGGAGGAGCTGGAAGACCGCAACAGCAAGTTGGCGGTGCATTTGCGTAATCTGGATTCAGGCCGTTTCCATCAGTTTTTGTTTAATGACGGCAGAAAGCTGGACAATTTTGTACGTAGCTATCTTGTGGAGCCGTTCAAGTATGATCTGGTCCTTGAGATGAAATCAGGTGAGGCCAATACAACGGTACTCGGCGGAGAGCAATGGTCGGTCCTCGGCTGCGATACCTGGATTTTTGCCGGGGATTATCTGGAGCACGCAAAGGCGTCCTTCGCCGATAAGCGTGGACATATTTATGAGAGGTATGAATTATGA
- the tssH gene encoding type VI secretion system ATPase TssH — MINVDIRNLLSKLDTFCTNALHNAAGLSVSLSNYEVSVEHFFLKCIEDVNSDLPLLFRQYGMDGSRVTAALTAVLQDFKTGNSGKPVFSPMLLELFEDAWLISSVELGEMRIRSGSVLLAFLGKPNFYASGNYADLFSGINRENLLKEFWTVTKGSVEYKMPSAPGTASAPAKGEGGFIERFCIDFTAKAREGGIDPVFGRDPEMRQMVDILARRRKNNPILVGEPGVGKTAVIEGLALRVTEGDVPEILSGVSLLGLDMGLLEAGAGMKGEFENRLKGVIDEIKSSETPIILFIDEAHTLVGAGGSAGGADAANLLKPALARGELRTCAATTWTEYKKYFEKDPALARRFQLVKLDEPSVDTSTIILRGLRESYEKAHNVIIRDDANVAAAVYSDRYIAGRFLPDKAIDLLDTTCARVKVNLSAKPGRLEDCQRAVQALEREKQAVDRDRSNAVEVDEEHYSDLLKQIEAKNSEAAEISEKWLKEKDAAHAVLDVRTQIQEARNGDSADAGDEASLAKLKEELDKADAALAELQGDDPMVQIEVTPDLVGRVVSDWTGIPVGKMARDEAATVADLDEKLKLRIKGQDQGLAAIAEVIRASKAGIKNPDQPIGVFLLVGPSGVGKTETGLSLADLLFGDERSVVTVNMSEFQEKHTVSRLIGSPPGYVGYGEGGMLTEAVRRQPYSVVLLDEVEKAHLDVMNTFYQVFDKGVLTDGEGKDINFRNTILILTSNLGTDVIQEMTAQEDEMPLEAVLSAVRPILSQHFKPALLARMNVVPYFSLNPDAMKLISQLKLGKLEKMLLANNKMKLSYDDQVVDQIAARCTEVETGARNIEYILNGNVLPKMSKEILLHMTEGGMPAAVHLGVDGDGSFTMEFSAE, encoded by the coding sequence ATGATCAATGTAGACATAAGAAACCTTCTTTCAAAGCTGGATACCTTCTGCACCAATGCATTGCATAATGCAGCAGGCTTGAGTGTTTCGCTCAGCAATTATGAGGTTTCAGTGGAGCATTTTTTCCTTAAATGCATTGAGGATGTGAACAGCGACCTGCCGCTCCTTTTTCGCCAATACGGGATGGATGGGTCGCGCGTTACTGCAGCGCTCACCGCTGTGTTGCAGGATTTCAAGACCGGGAATTCCGGTAAGCCGGTATTTTCACCCATGCTGTTGGAACTTTTTGAGGATGCATGGCTCATTTCCTCGGTGGAACTGGGTGAAATGCGCATCCGCTCCGGTTCTGTACTTTTAGCCTTTCTGGGTAAACCGAATTTCTATGCTTCCGGCAATTATGCAGATCTGTTTTCCGGTATCAATCGTGAAAACCTGCTTAAGGAATTCTGGACTGTGACCAAAGGTTCGGTGGAATACAAGATGCCCTCCGCACCGGGAACAGCAAGTGCACCAGCCAAAGGCGAAGGCGGGTTTATTGAACGCTTTTGCATTGATTTTACAGCCAAGGCCCGTGAGGGCGGTATTGATCCTGTCTTCGGGAGAGACCCGGAGATGCGCCAGATGGTGGACATCCTTGCCCGCCGCCGTAAGAACAATCCCATCCTTGTAGGTGAACCGGGAGTGGGCAAGACTGCGGTTATTGAGGGACTGGCCCTGCGTGTTACTGAAGGCGACGTTCCTGAAATTTTAAGTGGCGTTAGCCTGTTGGGTCTGGATATGGGGCTGCTGGAAGCCGGGGCCGGGATGAAGGGTGAGTTTGAGAATCGTCTCAAAGGCGTAATCGATGAGATCAAGTCCAGTGAGACTCCGATCATCCTGTTTATTGATGAAGCGCATACCCTTGTGGGGGCAGGAGGTTCCGCCGGGGGAGCGGACGCCGCCAACCTGCTTAAGCCGGCTCTTGCCCGTGGAGAATTGAGGACCTGTGCCGCCACCACTTGGACCGAGTACAAGAAATATTTTGAAAAGGACCCGGCTCTTGCCCGTCGATTCCAACTGGTCAAACTGGATGAACCGTCGGTTGACACTTCTACCATTATTCTGCGGGGCCTGCGTGAAAGTTATGAAAAAGCCCACAATGTGATCATTCGTGATGATGCCAATGTGGCTGCTGCGGTTTATTCTGATCGGTATATCGCCGGACGTTTTCTGCCGGATAAGGCCATTGACCTGCTGGATACGACCTGTGCGAGGGTCAAAGTCAACCTTTCTGCCAAGCCCGGTAGACTGGAAGACTGCCAGCGTGCAGTTCAGGCTCTTGAACGTGAAAAGCAAGCTGTGGACCGGGATCGCAGTAATGCCGTGGAAGTGGATGAAGAGCATTACAGTGATTTGTTGAAACAGATAGAGGCCAAAAATTCCGAGGCCGCTGAGATCAGCGAAAAATGGCTCAAGGAAAAGGACGCCGCCCATGCCGTGCTGGATGTTCGCACGCAGATTCAGGAAGCGCGCAACGGTGATTCCGCAGATGCCGGGGATGAAGCTTCCCTTGCTAAGCTCAAAGAAGAACTGGACAAGGCCGATGCAGCCCTTGCCGAACTCCAAGGCGATGATCCCATGGTCCAGATTGAAGTTACCCCGGATCTGGTGGGACGGGTTGTCTCGGACTGGACCGGAATACCGGTGGGTAAGATGGCCCGTGACGAGGCTGCTACCGTTGCCGATCTTGATGAAAAACTAAAACTGCGTATCAAGGGACAGGATCAGGGCCTTGCGGCTATTGCCGAGGTTATCAGGGCTTCCAAGGCCGGGATCAAGAACCCGGACCAACCCATCGGGGTTTTTCTGCTGGTCGGGCCATCCGGGGTGGGTAAGACCGAAACCGGGTTGTCTTTGGCAGACCTTCTCTTCGGCGATGAGCGTTCCGTGGTCACCGTCAATATGAGTGAATTTCAGGAGAAACACACTGTTTCCCGGCTGATCGGTTCGCCTCCGGGTTACGTGGGCTACGGCGAGGGCGGCATGCTTACCGAAGCTGTGCGCCGTCAGCCTTACTCCGTAGTTCTTCTGGATGAGGTGGAAAAGGCCCATCTGGATGTGATGAATACCTTTTATCAGGTTTTTGACAAAGGGGTGCTCACCGATGGCGAGGGCAAGGATATCAATTTCAGAAATACCATTCTTATCCTGACCTCAAACCTCGGCACGGACGTTATTCAGGAAATGACTGCACAAGAAGACGAAATGCCATTGGAGGCGGTACTTTCCGCTGTTCGGCCAATTCTTTCCCAGCATTTCAAACCGGCACTTTTGGCGCGCATGAACGTTGTGCCTTATTTCAGTCTCAATCCTGACGCCATGAAACTGATTTCCCAGCTGAAGCTCGGCAAGCTGGAAAAGATGCTCCTTGCCAACAACAAAATGAAGTTGAGCTATGATGATCAGGTCGTGGACCAGATAGCCGCCCGCTGCACTGAAGTGGAAACCGGAGCGCGCAATATCGAATACATCCTGAACGGCAACGTGCTGCCGAAGATGTCGAAGGAAATCCTGCTGCATATGACCGAGGGCGGCATGCCTGCGGCTGTGCATCTGGGAGTGGACGGGGACGGCTCCTTTACCATGGAATTTTCCGCTGAATAA